From a single Miscanthus floridulus cultivar M001 chromosome 8, ASM1932011v1, whole genome shotgun sequence genomic region:
- the LOC136470690 gene encoding uncharacterized protein, with protein sequence MDGGSGLNIIYAETLDAMGIDRSCIWPTRAPFHGIIPRKQAMPLGQIDLPITFGNSTYYRTKTLTFKVVGFHGTYHTILGHPCYTKFMVVPNYTYLKLKMPCPCAVITIGTSFQCAYECKVECCEHATTIVASKELVVIREEVIEEAPDTKWLVRSFEPAKGTKEVLIEERHRHGAGLYFAP encoded by the coding sequence atggatggaggcagcggcctcaacatcatatacgctgaaacgctcgacgccatgggcatcgatcgatCGTGCATCTGGCCGACtagggcgcctttccatggcatcatacctagaaagcaggccatgccacttgggcagatcgatctgcccatcacattTGGGAATTCGACCTATTATAGGACAAAGActcttaccttcaaggtggtcgggttccatgggacctaccacaccatcctaggacatccatgctacacaaagttcatggtcgtccccaactacacttatctgaagttgaagatgccgtGTCCATGcgcggtcatcaccatcggcacctccttccagtgcgcctatgagtgcaaggttgagtgctgcgaacacgccacgacaattgtcgcctccaaagagcttgtggtcatcagggaggaggtcatcgaagaagcgcccgacaccAAGTGGTTGGTCAGGTCTTTTGAGCCTGCtaagggcaccaaggaggtcctcatagaagAAAGGCACCGGCACGGGGCTGGTCTTTATTTCGCCCCttag